A single region of the Panthera tigris isolate Pti1 chromosome B1, P.tigris_Pti1_mat1.1, whole genome shotgun sequence genome encodes:
- the RHOH gene encoding rho-related GTP-binding protein RhoH codes for MLSSIKCVLVGDSAVGKTSLLVRFTSETFPEAYKPTVYENTGVDVFMDGIQISLGLWDTAGNDAFRSIRPLSYQQADVVLMCYSVANHTSFLNLKNKWIGEIRSNLPCTPVLVVATQTDQREMGPHRASCVSAIEGKKLAQEVRAKGYLECSALSNRGVQQVFECAVRTAVNQARRRNRRRFFSINECKIF; via the coding sequence ATGCTGAGTTCCATCAAGTGTGTGTTGGTGGGAGATTCTGCTGTGGGGAAAACTTCTCTGCTGGTGCGCTTCACTTCAGAGACCTTCCCGGAGGCCTACAAGCCCACGGTGTATGAGAACACAGGTGTGGACGTCTTCATGGATGGCATCCAGATAAGCCTGGGCCTTTGGGACACAGCGGGCAACGATGCCTTCAGAAGCATCCGTCCCCTGTCCTACCAGCAGGCAGACGTGGTGCTGATGTGCTATTCTGTAGCCAACCATACCTCTTTCCTGAACCTGAAGAACAAGTGGATTGGTGAAATCAGGAGCAACTTGCCCTGCACACCTGTGCTGGTGGTGGCTACTCAGACTGACCAGCGCGAGATGGGGCCCCACAGGGCCTCCTGCGTCAGTGccatagaaggaaagaaactggCCCAGGAAGTGAGAGCAAAGGGCTATCTAGAGTGCTCAGCCCTTAGCAACCGAGGGGTTCAGCAGGTATTTGAGTGTGCCGTCCGAACTGCTGTCAACCAAGCCAGGAGACGCAACAGAAGGAGGTTCTTCTCTATTAATGAGTGCAAGATTTTCTAA